In the genome of Salmo trutta chromosome 18, fSalTru1.1, whole genome shotgun sequence, one region contains:
- the LOC115153574 gene encoding cerebellar degeneration-related protein 2 isoform X1, whose translation MLTDMIEVEEFEIKEEEPWYDNQDLEHDLHLAAELGKTLLDKNRELEQGHQQMYSTNQEQLQEIEYLTKQMDLLRHVNDQHAKVYEQLDQSSRELEQSNTRLVQDNRVAQHKIQGLTEMIEALQTQVEDLQCQVEDLKTAPANPHRKPLTEACRPYGAQSVYCLNDLQPTQRYSSYNSGDQSDDCWSPSDLSLLEEEQESLRQSLRSLQTQLANERARREGAEREADLLANENVVLEQRLGMMAGCQARLEELECEAEELRQLWRANHATKAWRSRVSLTMLPNTLFFPLNQESGMGEDGESEEDVMDVSFHSNPKGCDVLKRCNSEKQLRSPRGDGSEVDESQERSCVRHSEVVKQRGISLLNEVDAQYSALQVKYDALLRLCHQGEPYPNQQHNHKEVQTPIVAPSDCPQSPAPASLRKAAGTDMKGQEDELHQPEYKALFKEIFNCIQKTKEDLSENRRKPWQLA comes from the exons ATGCTTACAGATATGATTGAGGTTGAAGAATTCGAAATCAAGGAGGAAGAACCTTGGTATGACAACCAGGACCTTGAGCATG ACCTCCACCTGGCTGCTGAGCTGGGGAAGACCCTGCTGGACAAGAACAGAGAGCTGGAGCAGGGTCATCAGCAGatgtactccaccaatcaggaacAGCTACAGGAGATAGAG TACCTGACTAAGCAGATGGACCTCCTGAGGCATGTGAATGACCAGCATGCTAAGGTCTACGAGCAGCTTGACCAGTCTTCCAGAGAGCTGGAGCAGAGCAACACCCGCCTGGTACAGGACAACAGGGTCGCCCAGCACAAGATCCAGGG gCTGACCGAGATGATCGAAGCTCTACAGACCCAGGTGGAGGATCTTCAATGTCAGGTAGAGGATCTGAAGACCGCCCCTGCCAATCCCCATAGGAAACCCCTTACAGAGGCATGTCGGCCCTACGGGGCGCAGAGCGTGTACTGCCTGAATGACCTGCAACCCACACAGAG GTACTCGAGTTACAACTCTGGCGACCAATCTGATGACTGCTGGTCTCCCTCTGACCTCTCATTGctagaggaggagcaggagtcgCTACGGCAATCGCTCCGCTCTCTACAGACCCAGCTGGCCAATGAACGTGCTCGGAGGGAGGGGGCGGAGCGAGAGGCAGACCTGCTAGCCAATGAGAATGTGGTGCTGGAGCAGCGCTTGGGAATGATGGCGGGGTGCCAG GCCAGACTAGAGGAGCTGGAGTGTGAGGCTGAGGAGCTTCGTCAGCTGTGGAGAGCCAACCATGCCACCAAAGCTTGGAGGTCAAGGGTCAGCCTGACAATGCTGCCCAATACCCTCTTCTTCCCCCTGAACCAGGAGAGTGGGatgggggaggatggagagagcgagGAAGACGTGATGGACGTAAGCTTCCATTCCAACCCGAAAGGTTGTGACGTCTTGAAGAGATGCAACAGCGAGAAGCAGCTGAGGTCACCGCGGGGTGATGGGTCAGAGGTAGACGAGAGCCAAGAGCGTTCGTGTGTCCGCCATTCAGAGGTGGTGAAGCAGCGTGGGATCTCCCTCCTCAACGAGGTTGACGCTCAGTACAGCGCCCTGCAGGTAAAATATGATGCGCTGCTGCGACTCTGCCACCAGGGGGAGCCGTACCCAAACCAGCAGCACAACCACAAGGAGGTCCAGACACCCATCGTAGCCCCCTCGGACTGCCCACAAAGCCCAGCCCCAGCCTCccttcgcaaggctgcaggcACAGACATGAAGGGCCAGGAGGATGAACTTCACCAGCCTGAGTACAAGGCCCTGTTCAAGGAAATATTTAACTGCATCCAGAAAACAAAAGAGGACCTGAGTGAGAACAGAAGAAAGCCCTGGCAGTTGGCATAG
- the LOC115153574 gene encoding cerebellar degeneration-related protein 2 isoform X2 produces MHFPRKQPPIPVKAIDVDLHLAAELGKTLLDKNRELEQGHQQMYSTNQEQLQEIEYLTKQMDLLRHVNDQHAKVYEQLDQSSRELEQSNTRLVQDNRVAQHKIQGLTEMIEALQTQVEDLQCQVEDLKTAPANPHRKPLTEACRPYGAQSVYCLNDLQPTQRYSSYNSGDQSDDCWSPSDLSLLEEEQESLRQSLRSLQTQLANERARREGAEREADLLANENVVLEQRLGMMAGCQARLEELECEAEELRQLWRANHATKAWRSRVSLTMLPNTLFFPLNQESGMGEDGESEEDVMDVSFHSNPKGCDVLKRCNSEKQLRSPRGDGSEVDESQERSCVRHSEVVKQRGISLLNEVDAQYSALQVKYDALLRLCHQGEPYPNQQHNHKEVQTPIVAPSDCPQSPAPASLRKAAGTDMKGQEDELHQPEYKALFKEIFNCIQKTKEDLSENRRKPWQLA; encoded by the exons ATGCATTTTCCGCGAAAACAGCCTCCTATTCCAGTGAAAGCTATTGATGTCG ACCTCCACCTGGCTGCTGAGCTGGGGAAGACCCTGCTGGACAAGAACAGAGAGCTGGAGCAGGGTCATCAGCAGatgtactccaccaatcaggaacAGCTACAGGAGATAGAG TACCTGACTAAGCAGATGGACCTCCTGAGGCATGTGAATGACCAGCATGCTAAGGTCTACGAGCAGCTTGACCAGTCTTCCAGAGAGCTGGAGCAGAGCAACACCCGCCTGGTACAGGACAACAGGGTCGCCCAGCACAAGATCCAGGG gCTGACCGAGATGATCGAAGCTCTACAGACCCAGGTGGAGGATCTTCAATGTCAGGTAGAGGATCTGAAGACCGCCCCTGCCAATCCCCATAGGAAACCCCTTACAGAGGCATGTCGGCCCTACGGGGCGCAGAGCGTGTACTGCCTGAATGACCTGCAACCCACACAGAG GTACTCGAGTTACAACTCTGGCGACCAATCTGATGACTGCTGGTCTCCCTCTGACCTCTCATTGctagaggaggagcaggagtcgCTACGGCAATCGCTCCGCTCTCTACAGACCCAGCTGGCCAATGAACGTGCTCGGAGGGAGGGGGCGGAGCGAGAGGCAGACCTGCTAGCCAATGAGAATGTGGTGCTGGAGCAGCGCTTGGGAATGATGGCGGGGTGCCAG GCCAGACTAGAGGAGCTGGAGTGTGAGGCTGAGGAGCTTCGTCAGCTGTGGAGAGCCAACCATGCCACCAAAGCTTGGAGGTCAAGGGTCAGCCTGACAATGCTGCCCAATACCCTCTTCTTCCCCCTGAACCAGGAGAGTGGGatgggggaggatggagagagcgagGAAGACGTGATGGACGTAAGCTTCCATTCCAACCCGAAAGGTTGTGACGTCTTGAAGAGATGCAACAGCGAGAAGCAGCTGAGGTCACCGCGGGGTGATGGGTCAGAGGTAGACGAGAGCCAAGAGCGTTCGTGTGTCCGCCATTCAGAGGTGGTGAAGCAGCGTGGGATCTCCCTCCTCAACGAGGTTGACGCTCAGTACAGCGCCCTGCAGGTAAAATATGATGCGCTGCTGCGACTCTGCCACCAGGGGGAGCCGTACCCAAACCAGCAGCACAACCACAAGGAGGTCCAGACACCCATCGTAGCCCCCTCGGACTGCCCACAAAGCCCAGCCCCAGCCTCccttcgcaaggctgcaggcACAGACATGAAGGGCCAGGAGGATGAACTTCACCAGCCTGAGTACAAGGCCCTGTTCAAGGAAATATTTAACTGCATCCAGAAAACAAAAGAGGACCTGAGTGAGAACAGAAGAAAGCCCTGGCAGTTGGCATAG